The following proteins are co-located in the Triticum aestivum cultivar Chinese Spring chromosome 1A, IWGSC CS RefSeq v2.1, whole genome shotgun sequence genome:
- the LOC123182835 gene encoding uncharacterized protein produces MSDQQRTGADPVDYEIKRTRFQIGASQTGEGPSEVKTDTQDGQQEAKQKFQVYVNALKRDLEAVEEKLQNLQQAINVDGGGTVRFKGLEVSLSAIFVVESSRKAEDVVKYKVNFNNGEDYPAKPPSVVWQNCPVEPEPKLERISSTKLADALTEVKNVIVRDHGKGKKKSKMT; encoded by the exons ATGTCGGATCAACAGCGAACTGGTGCTG ATCCAGTGGACTATGAGATCAAAAGGACGCGATTTCAGATTGGTGCTTCTCAAACTGGTG AAGGCCCATCGGAAGTTAAGACTGATACTCAGGATGGTCAACAGGAAGCAAAACAAAAGTTCCAAG TATATGTCAACGCCCTGAAACGAGACCTGGAGGCCGTCGAGGAAAAACTACAGAACCTGCAACAAGCTATTAATGTAGATGGAGGTGGAACCGTCCGCTTCAAAGGTCTTGAGGTGTCATTATCGGCCATCTTTGTTGTTGAGTCCTCCAGGAAGGCCGAG GATGTCGTGAAGTACAAGGTGAATTTCAATAATGGTGAGGACTACCCAGCTAAACCACCATCAGTCGTCTGGCAGAACTGTCCGGTGGAACCAGAG CCCAAACTCGAGCGTATTTCATCAACAAAGCTGGCCGATGCACTAACTGAAGTGAAAAATGTGATCGTGAGGGACCACGGAAAAGGCAAGAAGAAATCCAAAATGACTTGA
- the LOC123070319 gene encoding AAA-ATPase At3g50940 has product MAPSYDKTIATAASLAASLMLVRSLASELLPSEARDALSSALNSLRSRMTWQHTIVIEETEGWSGNRVYGAVKAYLATRTSATLSMQRLRVSSSDEEGPDSKMVVSMEAGEEMAGVYEGTEFRWYLVTREVKGDPNNGNGGAREVRSYEVSFHKRHKEKALKEYLPFIVAAAKAIRDQERSLNIYMNEYGDEWNPIDLQHPSTFDTLAMDMKQKRAIVDDLDRFIKRKDYYRRIGKAWKRGYLLYGPPGTGKSSLIAAIANHLRFDIYDLELTGVDSNSDLRRLLVGMTNRSILVVEDIDCTIELKQREEADEEPATKSSPTEKKKAEDKVTLSGLLNFVDGLWSTTGEERIIIFTTNYKERLDPALLRPGRMDMHIHMGYCTTEAFRILANNYHSINYHATYPEIEALIQEVTVTPAEVAEVLMRNDDTDVALHDLVDLLKLKKKEATEIKSESVRAGEKKDDKGVVLKNEFAENGSS; this is encoded by the exons ATGGCGCCGTCCTATGACAAGACCATCGCGACGGCGGCCTCCCTCGCGGCGTCCCTCATGTTGGTCCGCAGCCTGGCGAGCGAGCTGCTGCCGTCCGAGGCGCGGGACGCGCTCTCCTCGGCCCTCAACAGCCTCCGCTCGCGCATGACATGGCAGCACACCATCGTGATAGAGGAGACCGAGGGGTGGTCCGGCAACCGCGTCTATGGCGCCGTCAAGGCGTACCTGGCCACGCGAACCAGCGCCACCCTCTCCATGCAGCGCCTCCGCGTCAGCAGCTCCGACGAGGAGGGCCCCGACAGCAAGATGGTGGTCAGCATGGAGGCCGGCGAGGAGATGGCGGGTGTGTACGAAGGCACCGAGTTCAGGTGGTACCTGGTGACCAGGGAGGTCAAGGGCGACCCGAACAACGGCAAcggcggggcgcgggaggtccggtcCTATGAGGTGAGCTTCCACAAGCGCCACAAGGAGAAGGCGCTGAAAGAGTACCTGCCCTTCATCGTTGCCGCCGCCAAGGCCATCAGGGACCAGGAGCGGAGCCTCAACATCTACATGAACGAGTACGGCGACGAGTGGAACCCCATCGACCTCCAGCACCCCTCCACCTTCGACACGCTCGCCATGGACATGAAGCAGAAGCGGGCCATTGTTGATGACCTCGACAGGTTCATCAAGAGGAAGGACTACTACAGGAGGATCGGCAAGGCGTGGAAGCGTGGGTACCTGCTGTACGGCCCGCCGGGCACCGGCAAGTCCAGCCTAATCGCCGCCATCGCCAACCACCTCAGGTTCGACATCTACGACCTCGAGCTCACCGGGGTTGACTCTAACTCAGACCTCAGGAGGCTCCTCGTCGGGATGACCAACCGGTCCATTCTCGTGGTGGAGGACATCGACTGCACCATCGAACTCAAGCAGcgggaggaagccgacgaggaaCCTGCCACCAAGTCCAGTCCTACAGAGAAGAAGAAGGCAGAAGACAAG GTCACATTGTCTGGGCTGCTCAATTTTGTTGATGGCTTGTGGTCGACAACTGGGGAGGAaaggatcatcatcttcaccaccaacTACAAGGAGCGTCTCGACCCAGCACTCCTGCGGCCTGGCAGGATGGACATGCACATCCACATGGGGTACTGCACCACGGAGGCCTTCCGAATCCTTGCCAACAACTACCATTCCATCAACTACCATGCCACCTACCCAGAGATTGAGGCGCTGATCCAGGAGGTGACGGTGACGCCTGCAGAGGTCGCCGAGGTTCTGATGAGGAACGACGACACTGATGTTGCCCTCCATGATCTTGTCGATCTTCTGAAGTTAAAGAAGAAAGAGGCCACTGAGATCAAGTCTGAAAGTGTACGGGCGGGGGAGAAGAAAGATGACAAAGGGGTGGTGCTGAAGAATGAGTTCGCAGAAAACGGAAGCAGCTAG